The region ctttttttccttATCAACATTTCCTTCTCAAAGGATTGAGATTTCTTTAATTGGTGAGATGTGAAATTTACCGGGATTGTAGTGAGAAATTGGGGTTCAGGGAAACGTACCTAGGGATTTACCTTCACTGTTCTACCAACCATGTCTTCTTGATTAGACTCTAAGGATCTTTATGGAACTTTTCATACCACCATTAGCTTGGGtcaaagtgaatttatgttaACTCAACAGAACCATATTAAAATGAAGGCTTGTTGGCTCTGGTTTCCTAAATCCCAGGGTGAAACTTATTAGAGCAGCGTGGAAAAATAATCTGCTggtacaatttttaattttctcacttGATTCCTGACTTTGGATATTATAggttatagaatactagaggccaggtgcacaaaaatttgtgcactcaggggaaggggggtccctcagcccggcctgtgccctctcgcagtctgggacccctcgggagataacgacctgctggcttaggcctgctcctgggtggcagagggcaggcccaatccctaggtgcagcccctggtcgggctcagagcagggctgattggggagttggggcgctgccccctgtcatgcacagagcagggcgatcgggaggttgtgatgccaccctcagtcacgctcagggtagggccgattggggggttggggcaccaccccctgtcacactcaaggcagggtcgatggggaggttgcggtgccaccccctgtcacgcacagagcagggccaatcaggaggttggggcactgccccctgtcactcacagagcagggcccattaggggggttggggctctgtaccctgtcatgcacagagtagggccaatcagggggttggggcgccgccactctcacactcagggcagggccgatggggaggttatggctctaccccatcacacacagagcagggcccatgggggggggcgctggttggggcgccgcaccctgtcacacacagagcagggccgatcagggggttggggcaccacaccctgttacacacagagctgcagggcgatcagggggttggggagctcccccctatcaggcacagagcagggctgatcagggggttggggcgccttcccctgtcacgaacagagcagggtggatagggaggttgtgccccccccccgcccccccccccccccccccccccgtcacacacagagccgcagggcgatcaggggatttgggcgctgccccgtcacgctgatcccagtgccgggaggccttgcggctccgctgatcccggtgctgggaggcatattacccttttactatatagggtagaggcctggtgcacaggtgggtgccggctggtttgccctgaagggtgtcctggatcagggtgggggtccccactggggtgcctggccagcctgggtgaggggatgatggttgtttgcagctggtcacacacctttcagggtgggggggtccccactgtggtgcctggccagtctaggtgaggggctgagggctgttttcaggcttggggggactgaagctcccaacggctcctttttttctttatattctgggccagctttagctttgaggcttggctccagctcttaggcctccgctgctgaaagtaggtttctggcctttgcttacaatgttgcgatcctgctggctgaagcccggtggacttTGTTTagctggggttttgtttagcttctatatttgttacatagttgcttagagttgcagctcagaggcctgcagtggcaggcggggaacgttggagtcctccatcactgaagcaagcaagcctcatgttagtttcaagctgcctggctgctggccgccatcttggctggcagttaatttgcatattgccctcattagccaatgggaagggtagcggtcgtaagccaattaccatgtttctcttttattagataggatatgctattttaaaaattgtagatGTGTATAGAGTCAATAAATGGTCACCCACAAGCCTCCTCTCTCCCAACTGAACCTTACTTTCCTTGACAGGTGACTGATTCAGGTCACCTCCTTGtattcatttacataaaacacaTACCAAAGCTACTGGGCCAGTGGTATAATTCTGAATATAAAAACAAAGTCTAAACATTTTCCAGGTTTGTGAAATTAATCTATaaacacagaaattaaaaaaccaaaaacctcatTATTTTACTCacatcttgtattttatttataattatggcTACTGAAAGAAACAAATTAATTGTAGCATCCtatgattttaaaatagtaacTGTAACTTAAATGCTAATCCACTCCATAAAATAGGGACCCATCCCCCAAGGCTATAGTGGGGATTTACTTGTTTCCCAAACCCAGTGACAActaatagttttattatttatcaaacaccccccaaaaatgtattgTTTCCCACAGCTGAAAAATTCCACAAATGATACATTTTCTCTACGGACATGATTCAATTACTCAAAGCAGAATATAACTACTAAAATACCTACAATTACTTCTCGGGGTTATTTGGTGGTATGCCAAGGGGCAATGCCAATGATATGGTGAATATGCTCTATCTTTCTCCAGAGCAATTATTTATTCGAGGCTAAGGAGtcacatatttctttttcaaaaatgttaaatggaagtTTTCGttcccaaagaaatctatagagaACCCCAATATATAAAACAAGTTCTAGGAAACTGCGTTGGCAGTAGTAGTTGGCTGATGTGAGttccccctccacacaccctgGGACTGCCATGCCCCTTCCCTTGTGGTGTATCCCTGGGGAAATGCTTGGCACACCAAGCCTCATTGCCCTCCAATTTTAGTTCAAAGACTGGGCAGGCTGCCCAGGACACAGAGAGGTTCCATGGGTCCAAGAGCCACCAACACTGCCAATCCTGCTTGACCTTTTTTCAAGTAAATCATAGTCAGAGGTAGCATGGCTGATCTTTTGTATGCTTAAGTCCAGTTTTTTTATATCTAAACTTTTCTGGctttttagtctttttattttttattgcaataaattttaacaaattaataTTTCTGCTTTGTGTTAAAGCAGCTCTCAGATCCAGTGGGACCTCCATCTTAGGTCACAGTAAACAGCAATATATTTTCCCAAAATGTGAGAAAGTGCTGAATGCTTCCAAATAACATCCTGCCCCTAATCTGGTTTCTGAATATtctggttcttttccttttttgtataTTCTTCTAGTCGAAGAAGCCACTTTGTCCAGTACTGGGAACACAGCTCTGTGTCCATGaaatgtgggtgggcaggggatCCATCTTTGTAGGCCACCACAATTAAACCACACCGAACCTAGAAGAAACACAGTAGGCTGAGTGAGTTTAGGTTAATTTCCTTCTTACTCCAGGGCAaactcagaacaaaacaatctACAGTCACATCTGCTAACTCAATTTCTAAGATGGGCTGATGAAAGACTGCTCCAGGATACACAAGAACACAAAGATGACAGATAATACTTTGAAGAATGGACTGTCATCATTAAAGAACTATtagcaacaacagcaaaaagccaCAGAAGGGGAAAAGTGCTTTTTAAAGTGGCAGATAGACAAGGAACAAAGTAAGCAGTGGGCTACACACAGAATAAGAACCATAATGAGTTAAATAGCTTTAAACAAGTGTTGAGCAAAGCTTTGAGCAGAGGCTCAGTGTCCTGACCTGAAAGCTATAGTTGGCATCATGGTTTATGGCACCCATGTATGCCACAACCTGCAGCGGATTGTCAAATGTATTTCGGATAAGAGGTTTTGGTTTTTCCGATGTTTTCCAATCAATCACACACAGGTTGCCTCTAAAGAGAAACCAAAGGAAAATCTTTGTAGGTAAGAGTTAAAACCAAAAAGCTCTATTAGGTTAACCCTCTTACGTGTAATTTACTACTTGTCACTCAATGACTGTTGTTTCTATTCTCCACTTGCCAAAAAGACAGCTCCTCTGAGCTTTACCTCTTAGGATAGAAAGATCTGACCTTCTCTTTGCTTTGAGCCCTTTATTCAGTAAATGAGCCTGTCAAGAGTTTGATGAAAATGTTTCCTAAATTGCACCGGTGAGATCCACAGGTGCAGACCCATGGTGGGAGTGCTGGGAAATAACATTTCCACAGTTCAAGTTTCTATACATTCTCGAAATGCCTCGGAACCTCCAAGGCCTCCTTTCCTTTAACAAGTGACAGGGGAATTGAAGCTACACCTATTATTACCTTAGTTGATTTTGCTTCAAATGTCTATCAGATCAGAATGAACCACCATAGACCAGTAGCAAAGTCCTCAACATAAAAGACTAAACATCCTGGAGCTTTAGAAATTCTCTTGCTCATAAACCAAGGCTGGGGTTCAAATCCatcaacacttaaaaaaaaaaaatcctggccctagcctgtttggctcagcggataaaacgttggcctgtggactaaagggtctcaggtttgattctggccaagggcatgtgcctgggtttcgggctcaattccccccagtaaggggcatgcaggaggcagcccatcaatgatcctctcatcaatgatgtttctctttcccttcctctctgagaaaaaataaaaaatccagcgctagccagtttggctcagtggatagagcgtcagccttcggattgaaggatcttgggttcaattccagtcaagggcacatgcctgggtttcgagctccatccccagtagggggtgtgcaggaggcagtcaatgaatgattctctctcatcatttatgtttttatctctttttcccactcccttcctctctgaaatcagtaagaatatattttaaaaaaaaaatcctgccactttttttttttttttggcccagctggtgtggctaacAGATCAAGATGCTATTTTTAGGGAACAGGAAATAAAATCCAGGAATCAAATTTGATCTCATGGCTGGTACctggcttggggggaggggaggagaacaTGCTGGAAAACAGGCCATCCTAGGGATATTGAAAAGTtatcttcaaaaaaaataaagatggaaaaaaagTTATCTTTTCTCCACCAAACATTATGATTTTGGAAAACAGATTTACAAGGATTATGTCGCTCTTCCCTCTGTATCCATCCTTATCCAATTCTTTTACCTATCACACAGGTTTTGACTTAACAGAGGCTTCAGTACCTTGAAgtaggagttaagaggaaaaaGTAGGCACCATCTGTCCCACCCTGCATTAATGTATAATTTTTACATACTTTCATAAAAACAATCTAATACTTACTGATACTCAGCCACACAGTCCAGCAGACCTACATACTTTAAGGTCTCATGTTGAACAGCACTTTCAAGAGCTTGAACTCCACCGACATCTTTCAGAATATGCTGGATGCTTTCGATGTAGCCAGACTCAAGATTTTCATCTCCCTCTTTTAAGTTCCCCTGGGGTGAAAGTATGCTTTCCAAGGCTTCATGGAACTGTTTCCCTTGTAAAAataagtctaaaaaaaaaaaaaatcaagggaaaaggaaaaacaaaacaaaaaacagatcaAACTAGTACTAAAAAACAAATACTCTAAAAAACTCTgaatagccgaaactggtttggctcagtggatggagagtcggcctgcggactgaaaggtcccaggttcgattctggtcaagggcatgtacctgggtttcgggcacatccccagtaggagatgtgcaggaggcagctgatcgatgtttctctctcatcgatgtttctaactatctctttcccttcctctctgtaaaaaatcaataaaatatattaaaaaaaacctctaaataattaaaaattacacgatttacttttctttaaaacacaTGTAACTACTTGTTtaacatgtgtgcacacatgcacttTTTTTCTAAGATGCTTCAAAATAACTGCATTACTCTTAAAAAAGTGCTTGTGTACAACCACTTGGGGGAGATATACTGCTCTCTGGGAAGCATAATTTAAGGCACAGGTCGgcaaccggtggtctgcggaccactggtggtcagtgaggtctgaaaggttggcgaccactggtctaaggaatGATCAATGTAAAACTTAGCTTTAAG is a window of Myotis daubentonii chromosome 8, mMyoDau2.1, whole genome shotgun sequence DNA encoding:
- the MGME1 gene encoding mitochondrial genome maintenance exonuclease 1, which encodes MKAFQTICRQLKSSKQFSIELSPHLGFSTSSYSCGRKKKVNPYEEVNQEKYSDLVQSVLSFRGPAQTPESLFEEDSLLYGPVSKCKPPKQDEEARVPGNWFPLFNPERSCKPNATSAATVPLKIPLQRNKIPSVTRVLQQTMTSEQIFYLERWKQRMILELGEDGFAEYTSNLFLQGKQFHEALESILSPQGNLKEGDENLESGYIESIQHILKDVGGVQALESAVQHETLKYVGLLDCVAEYQGNLCVIDWKTSEKPKPLIRNTFDNPLQVVAYMGAINHDANYSFQVRCGLIVVAYKDGSPAHPHFMDTELCSQYWTKWLLRLEEYTKKEKNQNIQKPD